In Bacillota bacterium, one genomic interval encodes:
- a CDS encoding aldo/keto reductase, whose amino-acid sequence MEYRVFGNTGIRISRLGFGAMRLPMTEINGQRVVDEEKAIAMLHRAFELGVNYVDTAWFYCDGQSEIVVGKALKGWRDKVYVSTKYPVGNEKGYRELLEIQLQKLDTDHIDFYHFHGIGEWFLKHERREEFIREALRAKEEGLIRHISFSFHDKPEVMMRLIDLGIFSSVLCQYNLLDRANEEALAYAKAKGLGTVVMGPVGGGRLAGLPRETAERLGIRVHSSAELALRFVFANRNVDCALSGMSTIEQVEENAAVASNMAPLSPEEVAAINAAMDENKRLADLYCTGCNYCLPHCPQEVNISHIFQAMNYYRVYGLKEYAQQHYDAIGSRWVKGKKADACIECGECEQHCPQHIPIRDQLKECLALFHRYTR is encoded by the coding sequence ATGGAATATCGGGTATTTGGCAACACAGGTATCCGCATCTCGAGACTGGGTTTCGGTGCGATGCGACTGCCGATGACCGAGATCAATGGTCAAAGAGTGGTCGATGAAGAGAAAGCCATTGCCATGCTTCATCGCGCCTTTGAACTGGGGGTGAACTATGTCGATACCGCCTGGTTCTATTGCGATGGACAGAGCGAAATCGTGGTAGGCAAAGCGTTGAAGGGCTGGCGCGATAAAGTGTACGTCTCCACCAAGTATCCTGTCGGCAATGAGAAGGGCTATCGTGAATTGCTGGAAATCCAGCTGCAGAAGCTGGACACCGACCATATCGACTTCTACCATTTTCACGGCATCGGCGAATGGTTCCTGAAGCACGAACGACGGGAGGAGTTCATCCGCGAAGCGTTGCGTGCGAAAGAGGAGGGCTTGATCCGCCATATCTCCTTCTCCTTCCACGACAAGCCTGAGGTGATGATGCGCCTGATAGACCTGGGCATCTTTTCGTCGGTGCTGTGCCAGTACAACCTGCTGGACCGCGCCAACGAGGAGGCTCTGGCTTATGCCAAGGCGAAGGGTCTGGGCACTGTGGTGATGGGACCGGTGGGTGGTGGCAGGTTGGCTGGGCTACCGCGTGAGACCGCCGAGCGACTGGGCATCCGCGTGCATAGCAGTGCGGAACTTGCCCTGCGCTTTGTCTTCGCCAACCGCAACGTGGACTGCGCGCTGTCGGGTATGAGCACCATCGAGCAGGTGGAAGAGAACGCCGCCGTCGCTTCGAACATGGCGCCGCTCAGCCCCGAGGAGGTAGCCGCCATCAACGCCGCGATGGACGAAAACAAGCGGCTGGCAGACCTGTATTGCACGGGTTGCAACTACTGCCTGCCGCATTGCCCGCAGGAGGTGAACATCTCGCACATTTTCCAGGCGATGAACTACTATCGGGTGTACGGCTTGAAGGAGTATGCGCAGCAGCACTATGATGCCATCGGCTCAAGGTGGGTGAAGGGCAAGAAGGCAGACGCCTGCATCGAGTGCGGCGAATGCGAACAGCACTGCCCCCAGCACATCCCCATTCGCGATCAGCTGAAAGAGTGCCTCGCGCTGTTTCACCGCTACACGCGGTAG
- a CDS encoding glycoside hydrolase family 5 protein has protein sequence MPVPASVIRTLAKGINLSHWLSQHSLDEPHLQSYIGEKDFALIAKLGFTHVRLPIDNALLQSPDGSLREQGFTYVDRALDWAQANRLGVVIDLHPVPAPKIAQDATAYAHFEKLWQAIAQRYVRRPLNVVYELLNEPVEPNPQAWRDTAIQLVQAIRKVDKRHTIIVCGHNWSGPDDLPAVRPIEDNNIVYTFHFYLPHEFTHQGATWGSAHWRPLRNVPYPLNMENAQPLLAGLPENSAAALRRLAEQGVDIGWIERRMTPVVEYQKQYRVPLYCGEFGVYRAFSPPDSRYRWLADVVKTLQKYRIGWAMWDYKGGFALLTTDKPEPKADEGVVRALFNG, from the coding sequence ATGCCTGTACCCGCAAGCGTTATCCGAACCCTTGCCAAAGGCATTAACCTGAGCCACTGGCTCTCTCAGCATTCCCTGGACGAACCACACCTCCAGTCTTACATTGGGGAGAAGGACTTCGCACTGATTGCGAAACTGGGCTTCACGCACGTACGCCTGCCGATTGACAACGCCCTGCTTCAGTCGCCGGACGGCTCCCTGCGAGAACAGGGGTTCACCTACGTCGACCGTGCGCTGGACTGGGCACAGGCGAACCGCCTCGGCGTGGTGATCGACCTGCATCCGGTGCCCGCGCCCAAAATCGCGCAGGATGCCACCGCCTACGCGCACTTTGAAAAGCTATGGCAAGCCATTGCGCAGCGATACGTCCGCCGCCCGCTGAATGTGGTGTACGAGCTGCTCAACGAGCCGGTCGAGCCGAACCCACAGGCGTGGCGGGACACAGCCATCCAATTGGTACAAGCCATCCGCAAAGTGGATAAGCGGCACACCATCATCGTCTGCGGACACAACTGGAGTGGTCCCGACGACCTGCCCGCTGTCCGTCCGATAGAGGACAATAACATCGTCTACACCTTCCATTTTTACCTGCCGCACGAGTTTACCCATCAGGGCGCCACATGGGGCAGTGCACACTGGCGACCGTTGCGCAACGTCCCCTATCCGCTAAACATGGAGAACGCGCAGCCTTTGCTGGCCGGGTTACCCGAGAACTCCGCTGCTGCCCTGCGACGGCTGGCTGAACAGGGGGTAGACATCGGCTGGATCGAGAGGCGGATGACGCCAGTCGTGGAGTACCAGAAACAGTACCGCGTGCCGCTGTACTGCGGCGAGTTCGGGGTGTATCGCGCCTTTTCGCCCCCGGATTCGCGCTATCGCTGGCTGGCAGATGTGGTGAAGACGTTGCAAAAGTACCGCATCGGCTGGGCGATGTGGGATTACAAAGGCGGCTTCGCCCTTCTCACCACCGACAAGCCCGAGCCAAAGGCGGACGAGGGGGTGGTACGGGCTCTTTTCAATGGTTGA
- the hisG gene encoding ATP phosphoribosyltransferase, translating into MKLKIGLPKGSLQEATFDLFKKAGFELHVSLRSYEPTVDDPELEPWLIRPQEIPRYVQDGILDVGISGKDWIEDNGADVIEVADLTYSKVTRNPVRVVLAVQESSPIESVKDLQGKRIATEYVRLTERYLQQHGVQASVEFSWGACEVKVPVLADAIVVNTETGSSLRAHNLRIVDTLLVSTPRLIANKEAWQDTWKREKTENIAMLLTAALNAGALVGLKMNVERANLPAVLSVLPALKNPTISPLSDEKWVAVETILEQKHVRDLIPQLKRAGAQGLVEYPLNKVIY; encoded by the coding sequence GTGAAACTCAAAATCGGTTTACCGAAGGGCAGTCTGCAAGAAGCGACCTTTGATCTGTTCAAAAAGGCGGGGTTCGAGTTGCATGTTTCACTGCGCTCCTACGAGCCGACGGTGGACGACCCCGAACTGGAACCCTGGCTCATTCGCCCACAGGAAATCCCACGCTATGTGCAGGATGGCATACTGGATGTGGGCATCAGCGGCAAGGACTGGATTGAAGACAACGGCGCAGATGTCATCGAGGTCGCCGACCTGACATATTCCAAAGTGACGCGCAACCCGGTGCGTGTGGTGCTGGCGGTGCAGGAGAGCAGTCCCATCGAGAGCGTCAAAGACCTTCAGGGCAAGCGCATCGCCACCGAATACGTGCGCCTGACCGAACGCTACCTGCAGCAACACGGCGTGCAGGCGAGCGTGGAGTTCTCGTGGGGCGCGTGTGAGGTGAAGGTACCCGTTCTGGCGGACGCCATTGTGGTCAACACCGAGACGGGCAGCAGCCTGCGGGCGCACAACCTGCGCATCGTGGATACTTTGCTGGTCTCTACCCCGCGCCTGATTGCCAATAAAGAGGCATGGCAGGATACGTGGAAGCGCGAGAAGACCGAGAACATCGCCATGCTGTTGACTGCTGCGCTGAACGCAGGCGCGCTGGTGGGGCTGAAGATGAACGTGGAGCGCGCCAACCTGCCGGCGGTGCTAAGCGTGCTACCTGCGTTGAAGAACCCCACCATCTCGCCGCTGTCGGACGAGAAATGGGTGGCGGTCGAGACCATCCTGGAACAGAAGCACGTGCGCGACCTCATCCCGCAGCTCAAACGCGCCGGGGCGCAGGGACTTGTCGAGTATCCGCTCAACAAGGTGATTTACTGA
- the ruvA gene encoding Holliday junction branch migration protein RuvA, with product MIAHVRGTLVEKDTAAVVVDVNGVGYRVLVPETVSAVLPAVGEQVHLLTTFYVREEEMSLYGFATAEQRRLFEMLIGVSGVGPKAALSLLSVMDAEQLAMAIAGEDIKRLTSAPGVGTKIAQRIAMELKEKAAEIAWQRKVDRLAAKGKPLPSGRLEDAVEALMALGYTRTDARRAVETAAKSLPAEADTAALVRNALQVLTTTR from the coding sequence ATGATCGCGCATGTGCGCGGCACGCTGGTGGAAAAGGACACGGCGGCAGTTGTAGTGGATGTGAACGGCGTCGGCTACCGTGTTCTGGTTCCCGAAACGGTTTCGGCAGTACTTCCGGCGGTGGGTGAGCAGGTACACCTGCTCACCACCTTTTACGTACGCGAGGAGGAGATGAGCCTGTATGGTTTTGCCACCGCTGAGCAGCGCAGGCTCTTCGAGATGCTCATCGGCGTCAGCGGGGTGGGACCGAAAGCCGCGCTGAGCCTGCTCAGCGTGATGGATGCAGAGCAGCTGGCGATGGCGATTGCCGGTGAGGACATCAAACGCCTCACTAGCGCACCCGGTGTGGGCACCAAGATCGCGCAGCGTATTGCGATGGAGCTGAAGGAGAAAGCAGCGGAAATCGCCTGGCAACGCAAAGTAGACCGTCTGGCAGCCAAAGGCAAGCCGCTACCTTCTGGCCGACTGGAAGATGCAGTGGAAGCGTTGATGGCGCTGGGCTACACTCGCACCGATGCCCGGCGCGCGGTGGAGACGGCGGCGAAGTCGCTGCCGGCGGAGGCGGATACCGCTGCGCTGGTGCGCAACGCGCTACAGGTGTTGACCACGACCCGTTAG
- the ruvB gene encoding Holliday junction branch migration DNA helicase RuvB: MRRTDDAEEQRIVTPRRRVEEAEDELSLRPRWLREFIGQAKLKENLGVFIEAARQRGEALDHVLLFGPPGLGKTTIAHIIANEMGAPIRSTSGPAIERPGDLAAILTNLEPNSVLFIDEVHRLSRPVEEILYPAMEDYQLDLVIGKGPAARTIKLDLPPFTLVGATTRAGLLTSPLRARFGIVLYFQFYTPEELQTIVLRSAEILGVPVEREGAAEIARRSRGTPRIANRLLRRVRDYAQVRGDGVITRRIADEALQMLEVDTLGLDEFDRRFLRMIIEKFDGGPVGIDTLSAATNEERDTIEDVYEPYLIQIGLLNRTSRGRVATRFAYEHLGLLPRSESHQQRLL, encoded by the coding sequence ATGCGCCGAACGGATGACGCCGAAGAACAGCGAATAGTGACCCCTCGTCGCAGGGTGGAAGAGGCAGAGGACGAGCTCAGCCTGCGCCCGCGCTGGTTGCGCGAGTTCATCGGACAGGCAAAGCTGAAGGAGAACCTTGGCGTCTTCATCGAAGCGGCACGGCAGCGCGGGGAAGCGCTGGACCATGTTTTGCTTTTTGGTCCGCCTGGGCTGGGCAAAACCACCATCGCGCACATCATCGCCAACGAGATGGGGGCGCCCATTCGGTCTACCTCCGGTCCTGCCATCGAGCGACCGGGCGACCTGGCGGCGATACTGACCAATCTCGAGCCGAACAGCGTGCTGTTTATCGACGAAGTGCATCGCCTGAGCCGACCGGTGGAAGAGATTCTATACCCGGCAATGGAGGACTATCAGCTGGACCTGGTCATCGGCAAGGGACCGGCGGCGCGCACCATCAAGCTCGACCTGCCGCCGTTCACGCTGGTGGGCGCGACCACCAGAGCGGGCTTGCTGACGTCGCCGTTGCGGGCGCGTTTCGGTATCGTGTTGTATTTCCAGTTTTACACGCCGGAGGAGCTGCAAACCATCGTGCTGCGTTCGGCAGAGATACTGGGTGTGCCTGTCGAACGCGAGGGGGCGGCGGAAATCGCCCGGCGTTCACGAGGCACGCCCCGCATCGCCAACCGCCTGTTGAGGCGTGTACGCGATTACGCACAGGTGCGCGGCGATGGTGTCATTACCCGGCGCATTGCCGACGAGGCGTTGCAGATGCTGGAGGTGGACACACTCGGGCTGGACGAGTTCGACCGGCGGTTCCTGCGCATGATTATCGAGAAGTTTGACGGTGGTCCGGTGGGCATCGACACCCTGTCTGCTGCGACCAACGAAGAAAGGGATACCATCGAGGACGTATACGAGCCGTATCTGATACAGATTGGCTTGCTGAACCGCACGTCGCGGGGGCGTGTGGCTACTCGTTTTGCGTACGAGCACCTGGGTCTGTTGCCGCGCAGTGAGAGCCACCAGCAGCGCCTCTTGTAG
- a CDS encoding tetratricopeptide repeat protein, whose protein sequence is MFCTQCGAYNTDDSRFCHQCGHRLQPERKMPPLDESVFQLDSPEQQQKIQQLLDEALTHESEGRLHEAALACEGVLVLDPANTSAHSLLGLIYEKQGDLQKALAEYEKVVALNPDSVADRAKLEEVRRRLHMPPPRPPREEPNQAPLLIAIFVAVGLFVLGLAAMNYQARPKTSPSPTQTPAVTQPAPSTAPPYNWYAPAAPSYPQPSVPQMPTMSTDNLPVAPPTQRSAERAGSDTRGERTPLPPLPPITVVPSQPATTPSSSNRSQGSTGSQEPSTGGSVVMPDVPLQPGAGGQTPERQPVMEITVRPGTGGNSGVVAPPPPSMESEDLMRVAQQHQLAGRYREAIPLYQKALQGATDKGFVYQQIGLCYQRLGELDSARNAYQQAIAEYERQIAANQNVERARRGLEAAKQGLAACGG, encoded by the coding sequence ATGTTCTGCACGCAGTGCGGTGCATACAATACCGACGACAGCCGTTTCTGCCACCAGTGTGGGCATCGGCTACAGCCAGAGCGCAAGATGCCGCCGCTGGACGAAAGCGTGTTTCAACTGGACTCGCCGGAACAGCAGCAGAAGATACAGCAGCTGCTGGACGAGGCGCTGACGCACGAATCGGAAGGAAGATTGCATGAAGCGGCTCTGGCTTGCGAGGGCGTGCTGGTGCTGGACCCGGCGAACACGTCCGCGCACTCACTGCTGGGGCTCATCTACGAGAAGCAGGGCGATTTGCAGAAGGCGTTAGCGGAGTACGAGAAGGTGGTCGCGCTCAACCCCGATAGCGTGGCAGACCGCGCCAAGCTGGAGGAAGTGCGCCGCCGCCTGCATATGCCCCCGCCCAGACCTCCCCGGGAAGAGCCGAATCAGGCGCCTTTGCTCATCGCTATCTTCGTCGCCGTCGGGCTGTTCGTTTTGGGACTGGCGGCGATGAACTATCAGGCGCGTCCGAAAACCTCGCCGTCTCCCACCCAGACGCCGGCAGTCACCCAGCCCGCACCGTCTACGGCGCCTCCCTACAACTGGTACGCGCCTGCTGCGCCCAGCTATCCACAGCCTTCAGTACCGCAGATGCCCACGATGAGCACGGACAACCTGCCTGTTGCGCCTCCCACGCAGCGTTCCGCAGAGCGGGCGGGGTCGGACACACGTGGGGAGCGAACACCGTTGCCACCGCTTCCACCCATCACGGTCGTTCCTTCTCAACCCGCCACAACGCCTTCGTCCAGCAATCGGTCGCAGGGCAGCACAGGTAGCCAGGAGCCTTCTACCGGAGGCTCGGTCGTGATGCCGGACGTGCCTCTACAGCCCGGCGCGGGTGGGCAAACGCCAGAACGCCAGCCGGTGATGGAGATTACCGTGCGCCCCGGCACAGGGGGAAACAGTGGGGTGGTAGCACCACCACCTCCGTCGATGGAGTCGGAAGACCTGATGCGCGTTGCGCAACAACACCAGCTGGCGGGCAGGTATCGCGAGGCGATCCCGCTGTATCAGAAAGCCCTGCAGGGCGCCACCGATAAAGGTTTTGTCTATCAGCAAATCGGATTGTGCTATCAGCGGCTGGGCGAGCTGGATTCCGCCCGCAACGCCTATCAGCAGGCTATTGCCGAGTACGAACGGCAAATCGCCGCGAACCAGAATGTGGAACGCGCTCGAAGAGGTCTGGAGGCGGCAAAACAGGGACTGGCGGCATGTGGAGGGTAA
- a CDS encoding tetratricopeptide repeat protein has product MSRRSGKTCLLVVVLVLLSISAFAQLPARRPLVVVFPEKVEAKKDQPDPNVGIATPLAQLLEETRRVDVLIYDPSAPYIRRLLQEGSLKASDVGSQLSDEQKRRVVQALGGEFALTVRAAWSNKPPVMPKGKKKIDPSLLQNLPTNSVIMVSAVWMPVGGGRAWQVQLESQPVQRALAGGGMTVDPVSTARTAASNLVARLIAEPLATLARVDITQKEAQSAQRGTTAATDASTLMKQFLEEGQKYARAGDLANAIESYRKAADAKPTDPEPRRRLIEAYLQRRMEDAALAEGMRAVQIVSDSTPLLLALADAYMSANRLDEAETMYRRMLERDPQNVAAWLHLGDLLWNRARVTEAEECYVQAAQKSPTNTEPLMRLAKLYLARAQFARAQEVVGNLYGLLPEEDETRRGEVYVTLADGVETGITQLAQRIQEAIASYSSGGVTLETLFKTLKGLEAQCNDLQRFAQSLKPVPRVLDAHHRFQLAVSLLQQSLGSLLSFAETKETRYQEEGMLLRSEALRELANASRALRAAGIR; this is encoded by the coding sequence ATGAGCAGACGCTCAGGCAAAACCTGTTTGCTGGTTGTGGTGCTGGTACTTCTATCCATCAGTGCCTTCGCCCAGCTACCGGCGCGTCGACCGCTGGTGGTGGTCTTCCCCGAGAAGGTGGAGGCAAAAAAGGACCAGCCCGACCCGAACGTGGGCATCGCCACACCGCTGGCGCAACTGCTGGAAGAAACCCGGCGGGTGGATGTGCTGATTTACGACCCTTCTGCTCCGTACATCCGGCGGCTCCTGCAGGAAGGGAGCTTGAAAGCATCGGACGTTGGCTCCCAGCTTTCCGACGAACAGAAACGGCGGGTGGTGCAGGCTCTTGGCGGAGAGTTCGCGCTGACGGTGCGTGCGGCATGGTCGAATAAACCGCCGGTAATGCCCAAAGGCAAAAAAAAGATAGACCCCAGCCTGTTGCAGAATCTGCCGACCAATTCGGTGATCATGGTCTCTGCGGTGTGGATGCCGGTGGGAGGTGGGCGAGCCTGGCAGGTGCAGCTGGAAAGCCAACCGGTGCAACGCGCGCTGGCTGGGGGCGGGATGACCGTCGACCCCGTGAGCACTGCCCGCACCGCTGCCAGCAATCTGGTCGCCCGATTGATCGCCGAACCTCTGGCAACGCTGGCGCGTGTAGACATCACGCAAAAAGAGGCACAATCCGCCCAGCGGGGTACAACCGCCGCAACGGATGCCAGCACGCTCATGAAGCAGTTTTTAGAGGAAGGGCAGAAGTACGCCCGGGCAGGCGACCTTGCCAATGCAATCGAGTCCTACCGTAAAGCGGCGGACGCAAAGCCCACAGACCCCGAGCCACGCCGACGCCTGATAGAAGCGTATCTGCAAAGGCGGATGGAGGATGCGGCACTCGCAGAGGGGATGCGCGCTGTGCAGATAGTGTCGGACAGCACGCCCTTGCTACTGGCACTGGCGGATGCCTATATGAGCGCGAACCGTCTGGACGAGGCGGAAACGATGTACCGCCGCATGCTGGAGCGCGACCCGCAGAACGTCGCCGCCTGGCTGCATCTGGGCGACCTCTTGTGGAACCGCGCCCGCGTCACCGAGGCGGAGGAATGCTACGTACAGGCTGCACAGAAGTCGCCCACGAATACCGAGCCGTTGATGCGTCTGGCGAAGCTGTATCTCGCTCGTGCTCAATTTGCACGGGCGCAGGAGGTGGTGGGCAACCTGTATGGCCTCCTTCCCGAAGAGGACGAAACGCGACGGGGCGAAGTGTACGTCACCCTGGCAGACGGTGTGGAGACAGGTATCACTCAGCTCGCACAGCGCATTCAGGAAGCGATAGCTTCTTACAGCAGCGGAGGCGTAACGCTGGAAACCCTGTTCAAAACGCTTAAAGGGCTGGAAGCGCAGTGCAACGACCTGCAGAGGTTCGCCCAGTCGCTCAAGCCTGTTCCGCGCGTGCTGGATGCGCACCACCGGTTCCAGCTCGCAGTCAGTTTGTTGCAACAGTCGCTGGGTAGCCTGCTCTCCTTCGCCGAGACCAAAGAGACACGCTATCAAGAAGAGGGGATGCTCCTGCGCAGCGAAGCACTGCGCGAGCTGGCGAACGCCTCCCGTGCGCTTCGCGCGGCTGGTATCCGGTAG
- a CDS encoding DUF1559 domain-containing protein, whose amino-acid sequence MNRRAFTLIELLVVIAIIAILAAILFPVFSQAREKARQSSCLSNLKNMNTALLMYTQDYDETFPLTAPDNVRAFFTTPWDRTPASPLGYARRQGFWSNSIAPYIKNWQVYTCPSAQERNIFNIDPATNPMRFTAAFTLNGYLQAWPLPVPHRPPS is encoded by the coding sequence ATGAACCGACGTGCGTTTACGCTGATTGAGCTGCTGGTTGTTATCGCGATTATTGCGATATTGGCAGCTATCCTGTTCCCCGTCTTCTCGCAGGCGCGCGAAAAAGCGCGGCAGAGCAGTTGTCTGTCCAACCTGAAGAACATGAACACGGCGTTGCTCATGTACACGCAGGACTACGACGAGACGTTCCCGCTCACCGCGCCAGACAACGTGCGTGCGTTTTTCACGACACCGTGGGACCGTACGCCCGCTTCACCGTTGGGCTACGCCCGCAGACAGGGGTTCTGGTCTAACTCCATCGCGCCTTACATTAAGAACTGGCAGGTCTACACCTGTCCTTCCGCCCAGGAGCGCAACATCTTCAACATCGATCCAGCCACCAACCCGATGCGCTTCACGGCAGCATTCACGCTGAACGGCTACCTGCAGGCGTGGCCATTGCCGGTACCCCATCGCCCGCCAAGCTGA